The following are encoded together in the Lactuca sativa cultivar Salinas chromosome 1, Lsat_Salinas_v11, whole genome shotgun sequence genome:
- the LOC111913565 gene encoding uncharacterized protein LOC111913565 isoform X1: MAGTNELNSQENEDSFQWDEQSQLYYHASSGFYHDPAVGWYYSSNDGLYYKFENGSYVPWETDQADESNANQGIGTVGDDSVHEQSYQNAPCDTNTNDVKFEDGEIEGYVVEEATPNEPTVDMNCLTEGLPENLPPPSEWLEDTLIELYLSGYSNKTIDDASDTRGEDVNTPADGVDNDDAYELEEGEWIPDETHEIVDGSGVASDEDPFGDEEMWRAQYGQAIQSDKEVVVLPDCPVVDLWDWSMVMSTKKNGKGRVCRLVGRLIKKSTKLHPSMPSSRPLLKTAPICEAHLDLVRVRSGRVYKLRSPKVAYLATLSSYDSSNPTKDWGFPKLTTNKEAQTKSSRHVESKNVGPHIGSAKELSSSEKHKGGVYRDRAAERRSLHGGFGVGPGQKKSADDIDSCSALSPVFETPEDAAAEALNMSFGVGSYARRMLENMGWKEGETLGSSMKGGLTEPLQAVGNKGSSGLGWNNNTNWRNASF, encoded by the exons ATGGCGGGAACCAACGAACTCAATTCTCAAGAAAACGAAGATTCCTTTCAATGGGATGAACAGTCACAGCTGTATTACCATGCCAG TAGTGGGTTCTATCATGACCCAGCTGTGGGCTGGTATTATAGCAGCAACGATGGTCTGTATTACAAATTCGAAAACGGGAGTTATGTGCCATGGGAAACAGACCAA GCTGATGAATCAAATGCAAATCAAGGCATAGGTACTGTCGGTGATGATTCTGTTCATGAACAGTCTTACCAAAATGCACCTTGCGATACGAATACAAATGATGTTAAGTTTGAAGATGGTGAAATTGAAGGTTATGTAGTAGAGGAAGCAACCCCCAATGAACCAACAG TTGATATGAACTGTTTAACCGAAGGTCTGCCTGAAAATCTACCACCACCTTCTGAATG GCTAGAAGACACACTTATTGAACTTTATTTGTCTGGTTATTCCAACAAAACAATAGATGATGCTTCTGATACAAGGGGTGAAGATGTAAATACTCCAGCTGATG GTGTAGACAATGATGATGCTTATGAACTTGAAGAGGGAGAATGGATCCCAGATGAGACTCATGAAATAGTTGATGGAAGTGGAGTTGCTTCAGATGAAG ATCCTTTTGGGGATGAAGAAATGTGGCGTGCACAATACGGTCAGGCAATCCAATCAGACAAAGAGGTTGTAGTTTTACCAGATTGCCCTGTTGTTGACTTGTGGGATTGGTCAATGGTAATGTCAACAAAAAAGAATGGAAAAGGTCGCGTATGCAGATTAGTAGGCAGATTAATCAAAAAGTCCACTAAACTCCACCCCTCAATGCCTTCAAGTCGCCCCCTTCTAAAAACCGCTCCAATATGTGAAGCCCATCTTGATCTAGTAAGAGTTAGATCAG GTCGTGTATACAAGTTGAGGAGTCCAAAAGTTGCATATTTAGCTACTTTGTCATCTTATGATTCCTCAAACCCAACCAAAGATTGGGGCTTCCCGAAGCTAACAACAAACAAGGAAGCCCAAACCAAATCTAGTCGACATGTTGAATCCAAGAATGTGGGACCCCATATTGGATCAGCAAAGGAACTGTCTTCAAGTGAAAAG CATAAGGGAGGGGTGTATAGAGATAGAGCTGCAGAGAGAAGAAGTCTTCATGGTGGGTTTGGTGTGGGTCCCGGGCAAAAGAAATCAGCGGATGATATTGATTCTTGTTCAGCATTATCTCCTGTTTTTGAAACTCCAGAAGATGCTGCAGCTGAAGCTTTGAATATGTCATTTGGAGTAGGTAGTTATGCTAGACGGATGCTAGAAAACATGGGCTGGAAGGAg GGAGAGACACTTGGGAGCAGCATGAAGGGTGGTTTAACGGAACCATTACAGGCAGTTGGAAACAAAGGAAGCTCAGGTTTGGGATGGAATAACAACACTAATTGGAGGAACGCATCATTTTAA
- the LOC111913565 gene encoding uncharacterized protein LOC111913565 isoform X2, which yields MAGTNELNSQENEDSFQWDEQSQLYYHASGFYHDPAVGWYYSSNDGLYYKFENGSYVPWETDQADESNANQGIGTVGDDSVHEQSYQNAPCDTNTNDVKFEDGEIEGYVVEEATPNEPTVDMNCLTEGLPENLPPPSEWLEDTLIELYLSGYSNKTIDDASDTRGEDVNTPADGVDNDDAYELEEGEWIPDETHEIVDGSGVASDEDPFGDEEMWRAQYGQAIQSDKEVVVLPDCPVVDLWDWSMVMSTKKNGKGRVCRLVGRLIKKSTKLHPSMPSSRPLLKTAPICEAHLDLVRVRSGRVYKLRSPKVAYLATLSSYDSSNPTKDWGFPKLTTNKEAQTKSSRHVESKNVGPHIGSAKELSSSEKHKGGVYRDRAAERRSLHGGFGVGPGQKKSADDIDSCSALSPVFETPEDAAAEALNMSFGVGSYARRMLENMGWKEGETLGSSMKGGLTEPLQAVGNKGSSGLGWNNNTNWRNASF from the exons ATGGCGGGAACCAACGAACTCAATTCTCAAGAAAACGAAGATTCCTTTCAATGGGATGAACAGTCACAGCTGTATTACCATGCCAG TGGGTTCTATCATGACCCAGCTGTGGGCTGGTATTATAGCAGCAACGATGGTCTGTATTACAAATTCGAAAACGGGAGTTATGTGCCATGGGAAACAGACCAA GCTGATGAATCAAATGCAAATCAAGGCATAGGTACTGTCGGTGATGATTCTGTTCATGAACAGTCTTACCAAAATGCACCTTGCGATACGAATACAAATGATGTTAAGTTTGAAGATGGTGAAATTGAAGGTTATGTAGTAGAGGAAGCAACCCCCAATGAACCAACAG TTGATATGAACTGTTTAACCGAAGGTCTGCCTGAAAATCTACCACCACCTTCTGAATG GCTAGAAGACACACTTATTGAACTTTATTTGTCTGGTTATTCCAACAAAACAATAGATGATGCTTCTGATACAAGGGGTGAAGATGTAAATACTCCAGCTGATG GTGTAGACAATGATGATGCTTATGAACTTGAAGAGGGAGAATGGATCCCAGATGAGACTCATGAAATAGTTGATGGAAGTGGAGTTGCTTCAGATGAAG ATCCTTTTGGGGATGAAGAAATGTGGCGTGCACAATACGGTCAGGCAATCCAATCAGACAAAGAGGTTGTAGTTTTACCAGATTGCCCTGTTGTTGACTTGTGGGATTGGTCAATGGTAATGTCAACAAAAAAGAATGGAAAAGGTCGCGTATGCAGATTAGTAGGCAGATTAATCAAAAAGTCCACTAAACTCCACCCCTCAATGCCTTCAAGTCGCCCCCTTCTAAAAACCGCTCCAATATGTGAAGCCCATCTTGATCTAGTAAGAGTTAGATCAG GTCGTGTATACAAGTTGAGGAGTCCAAAAGTTGCATATTTAGCTACTTTGTCATCTTATGATTCCTCAAACCCAACCAAAGATTGGGGCTTCCCGAAGCTAACAACAAACAAGGAAGCCCAAACCAAATCTAGTCGACATGTTGAATCCAAGAATGTGGGACCCCATATTGGATCAGCAAAGGAACTGTCTTCAAGTGAAAAG CATAAGGGAGGGGTGTATAGAGATAGAGCTGCAGAGAGAAGAAGTCTTCATGGTGGGTTTGGTGTGGGTCCCGGGCAAAAGAAATCAGCGGATGATATTGATTCTTGTTCAGCATTATCTCCTGTTTTTGAAACTCCAGAAGATGCTGCAGCTGAAGCTTTGAATATGTCATTTGGAGTAGGTAGTTATGCTAGACGGATGCTAGAAAACATGGGCTGGAAGGAg GGAGAGACACTTGGGAGCAGCATGAAGGGTGGTTTAACGGAACCATTACAGGCAGTTGGAAACAAAGGAAGCTCAGGTTTGGGATGGAATAACAACACTAATTGGAGGAACGCATCATTTTAA
- the LOC111913567 gene encoding AP-1 complex subunit mu-2, protein MAGAVSALFILDIKGRCLLSRHYRGDISSVDAERFFTKLLENEEDIESQGPIVFDSGVSHIFIQHNNVYLMAVSRQNCNVASLIVFLHRLASVFEYYFGELEEESLRDNFVVVYELLDEMMDFGYPQYTEAMILSEFIKTDAYKLEVTQRPPMAVTNAVSWRNEGIYYKKNEVFLDVIESLNILINSNRQILRSEVVGALKMRACVSGMPECKLGLNDRVIMDAQSRATKGKSIDLEDIRFHQCVRLARFETDRTISFIPPDGSFDLMTYRLSTQVKPLIWVEAQVERHARSRIEMLVKARSQFRERSNATNVQIEIPVPSDATKPIVRTSMGSASYAPEQDSLIWRIRTFPGDKEYMLGAEFKLPSVTYEDATPDKKAPIRVKFEIPYFTISGIQVRHLKVIEKSAYQTLPWVRYITMAGEYEIRLH, encoded by the exons ATGGCGGGAGCCGTTTCCGCGCTTTTCATTCTCGATATAAAGGGACGTTGCTTGCTCAGTCGTCACTATCGCGGTGACATTTCATCTGTTGACGCGGAGAGGTTCTTCACTAAACTCCTCGAGAATGAG GAGGACATAGAGTCTCAAGGTCCAATAGTGTTCGACAGCGGTGTCTCTCATATATTTATTCAACACAACAATGTCTACTTAATGGCTGTATCCAGACAAAACTGTAATGTTGCTAGCCTCATTGTATTTCTCCACCGGTTAGCTAGT GTTTTTGAGTATTATTTTGGAGAGTTAGAAGAGGAATCTCTTAGAGATAATTTTGTTGTAGTG TATGAGTTACTAGATGAAATGATGGACTTTGGATACCCACAATATACAGAAGCAATGATTCTAAGTGAATTTATCAAAACTGATGCTTATAAGTTAGAAGTTACACAAAGGCCTCCAATGGCTGTCACTAATGCAGTCTCTTGGCGAAATGAAGGAATATACTACAAAAAGAATGAA GTGTTCCTAGATGTGATTGAAAGTCTCAACATATTAATCAACAGTAACAGGCAAATACTTCGATCAGAAGTTGTTGGGGCATTAAAGATGAGAGCATGTGTAAG TGGAATGCCTGAATGCAAGCTTGGGCTTAATGATAGAGTTATAATGGATGCTCAAAGCAGAGCAACAAAAGGAAAAAGCATTGATTTGGAAGACATCAGATTTCATCA GTGTGTACGTTTAGCCCGCTTTGAAACTGATCGCACAATATCATTTATTCCTCCTGATGGATCATTTGATCTCATGACATATAGACTCAGTACTCAG GTGAAACCACTGATTTGGGTTGAGGCtcaagttgaaagacatgctagAAGTAGGATTGAGATGCTCGTAAAAGCTAGAAGCCAATTTAGGGAACGAAG CAATGCAACAAATGTCCAAATTGAAATACCTGTTCCATCCGATGCTACAAAACCTATTGTTCGGACATCAATGGGGTCCGCTTCATATGCTCCTGAACAAGATTCACTTATATGGAGAATCAGAACCTTCCCAGGTGACAAG GAATATATGTTGGGCGCTGAATTTAAACTCCCGAGTGTAACTTACGAAGATGCAACTCCTGACAAAAAAGCTCCAATTCGTGTCAAGTTTGAAATACCATATTTTACTATATCTGGGATTCAG GTACGTCACCTAAAAGTTATTGAAAAAAGTGCATATCAGACGTTACCATGGGTGAGATATATAACAATGGCCGGTGAATATGAAATAAGACTACATTGA